In one window of Mesoplodon densirostris isolate mMesDen1 chromosome 4, mMesDen1 primary haplotype, whole genome shotgun sequence DNA:
- the NR2F2 gene encoding COUP transcription factor 2 isoform X1: MAMVVSTWRDPQDEVPGSQGSQASQAPPVPGPPPGAPHTPQTPGQGGPASTPAQTAAGGQGGPGGPAGDKQQQQQHIECVVCGDKSSGKHYGQFTCEGCKSFFKRSVRRNLSYTCRANRNCPIDQHHRNQCQYCRLKKCLKVGMRREAVQRGRMPPTQPTHGQFALTNGDPLNCHSYLSGYISLLLRAEPYPTSRFGSQCMQPNNIMGIENICELAARMLFSAVEWARNIPFFPDLQITDQVALLRLTWSELFVLNAAQCSMPLHVAPLLAAAGLHASPMSADRVVAFMDHIRIFQEQVEKLKALHVDSAEYSCLKAIVLFTSDACGLSDVAHVESLQEKSQCALEEYVRSQYPNQPTRFGKLLLRLPSLRTVSSSVIEQLFFVRLVGKTPIETLIRDMLLSGSSFNWPYMAIQ, translated from the exons ATGGCAATGGTAGTCAGCACGTGGCGCGACCCCCAGGACGAGGTGCCCGGCTCTCAGGGCAGCCAGGCCTCGCAGGCGCCGCCCGTGCCCGGCCCGCCGCCCGGCGCCCCGCACACGCCACAGACGCCTGGCCAAGGGGGCCCGGCCAGCACGCCGGCCCAGACGGCGGCCGGCGGCCAGGGCGGCCCTGGCGGTCCGGCCGGCgacaagcagcagcagcagcagcacatcGAGTGCGTGGTGTGCGGGGACAAGTCGAGCGGCAAGCACTACGGCCAGTTCACGTGCGAGGGCTGCAAGAGCTTCTTCAAGCGCAGCGTGCGGAGGAACCTGAGCTACACGTGCCGCGCCAACCGGAACTGTCCCATCGACCAGCACCACCGCAACCAGTGCCAGTACTGCCGCCTCAAAAAGTGCCTCAAAGTGGGCATGAGACGGGAAG CGGTGCAGAGGGGCAGGATGCCGCCCACCCAGCCGACCCACGGGCAGTTTGCGCTGACCAACGGGGACCCCCTCAACTGCCACTCGTACCTGTCCGGATATATTTCTCTGCTGCTGCGCGCCGAACCCTACCCAACGTCGCGCTTCGGCAGCCAGTGCATGCAGCCCAACAACATCATGGGCATCGAGAACATTTGCGAACTGGCCGCGCGGATGCTCTTCAGCGCCGTCGAGTGGGCCCGGAACATCCCCTTCTTCCCTGACCTGCAGATCACCGACCAGGTGGCCCTGCTTCGCCTCACCTGGAGCGAGCTGTTCGTGCTGAACGcggcacagtgctccatgcccctccACGTCGCCCCGCTACTGGCCGCCGCCGGCCTACACGCCTCGCCCATGTCCGCCGACCGGGTGGTCGCCTTTATGGACCACATACGGATCTTCCAAGAGCAAGTGGAGAAGCTCAAAGCGCTGCACGTCGACTCCGCTGAGTACAGCTGCCTCAAGGCCATAGTCCTGTTCACCTCAG ATGCCTGTGGTCTCTCTGATGTAGCCCATGTGGAAAGCTTGCAGGAAAAGTCCCAGTGTGCTTTGGAAGAATACGTTAGGAGCCAGTACCCCAACCAACCAACGCGATTCGGAAAGCTTTTGCTTCGCCTCCCTTCCCTCCGCACGGTCTCCTCCTCAGTCATAGAGCAATTGTTTTTCGTCCGTTTGGTAGGTAAAACCCCCATCGAAACCCTCATCCGGGATATGTTACTGTCCGGCAGCAGTTTTAACTGGCCGTATATggcaattcaataa
- the NR2F2 gene encoding COUP transcription factor 2 isoform X2: MPPTQPTHGQFALTNGDPLNCHSYLSGYISLLLRAEPYPTSRFGSQCMQPNNIMGIENICELAARMLFSAVEWARNIPFFPDLQITDQVALLRLTWSELFVLNAAQCSMPLHVAPLLAAAGLHASPMSADRVVAFMDHIRIFQEQVEKLKALHVDSAEYSCLKAIVLFTSDACGLSDVAHVESLQEKSQCALEEYVRSQYPNQPTRFGKLLLRLPSLRTVSSSVIEQLFFVRLVGKTPIETLIRDMLLSGSSFNWPYMAIQ; this comes from the exons ATGCCGCCCACCCAGCCGACCCACGGGCAGTTTGCGCTGACCAACGGGGACCCCCTCAACTGCCACTCGTACCTGTCCGGATATATTTCTCTGCTGCTGCGCGCCGAACCCTACCCAACGTCGCGCTTCGGCAGCCAGTGCATGCAGCCCAACAACATCATGGGCATCGAGAACATTTGCGAACTGGCCGCGCGGATGCTCTTCAGCGCCGTCGAGTGGGCCCGGAACATCCCCTTCTTCCCTGACCTGCAGATCACCGACCAGGTGGCCCTGCTTCGCCTCACCTGGAGCGAGCTGTTCGTGCTGAACGcggcacagtgctccatgcccctccACGTCGCCCCGCTACTGGCCGCCGCCGGCCTACACGCCTCGCCCATGTCCGCCGACCGGGTGGTCGCCTTTATGGACCACATACGGATCTTCCAAGAGCAAGTGGAGAAGCTCAAAGCGCTGCACGTCGACTCCGCTGAGTACAGCTGCCTCAAGGCCATAGTCCTGTTCACCTCAG ATGCCTGTGGTCTCTCTGATGTAGCCCATGTGGAAAGCTTGCAGGAAAAGTCCCAGTGTGCTTTGGAAGAATACGTTAGGAGCCAGTACCCCAACCAACCAACGCGATTCGGAAAGCTTTTGCTTCGCCTCCCTTCCCTCCGCACGGTCTCCTCCTCAGTCATAGAGCAATTGTTTTTCGTCCGTTTGGTAGGTAAAACCCCCATCGAAACCCTCATCCGGGATATGTTACTGTCCGGCAGCAGTTTTAACTGGCCGTATATggcaattcaataa